Genomic DNA from Geovibrio ferrireducens:
CAGAGCGCTTTTTGCGGTCAGCGTATCGCTGAAAAACAGGTAGCCTACGGGAATAAGGCACAGCCCCACCATAACGCTTACCACTATGCCCGCTATATTGATGTTCCACCCGGCTCTGTACACCAGAAGAAACCCAAGCTCAAGCCCGACAATGGAAATTCCCAGAACCGCACTGGGCAGGTTCAGCCTGCTTACTTCCTCAGCGAGCGTGCCTTTAAGCGGAAAAAACGGAATAAGAAAGAGTGAGGCGACAGCGGCGGTGATGTAAGTAAACACAAGAGAAACCACAGGATTTGCGTTCACGGAGATCGTCTTCTGACTTATGTGATAAAAAACATTGGAAAAAACCGCAAGAAGAATTCCGAACCAGTATATCATCCTTTTCCACCTCGCCTTTAAAAACGCAGATGAACTATTATGCAAAAGAAATAAATCTTCAAGAAGAATTGTATTCCTCTGAAAAAAACGACAACTTTTTCCATATTTAATGTTATCTTAAAGTAATTATAAACTAGTGCGCCGACAGATAAAACAGGCTGGCGCGAACCGATTTTCTGTTGTGTACCAGAGGTTATACGTGTTATTAATAACACATATCCGCCATACATGCGGATTGATTAATCTTATAACTTATTATTGACCGGAGATACGCAATGAACGGAAGCAGCAGAATCCTTATTGTGGATGATTCTGAAACGTCACTGAACATTCTTGAGCGCATACTTAATTCATGCGGATATGAAAATATACAGAAAGCCTCCGGCGCATGGGATGGAATAGAACTTCTGGATGAGGCGGAAAACAGTAAAGAAAAGCTGCCCGACCTTATTCTTATGGATATAGTTATGCCTCAGATGAACGGCATAGAGGCTGTGCAGAGACTGAAAACCCATCCTATCTACGAGCATATCCCTATCATAATGATCTCTGTTAAAAACGATGCCCAGACCCTTTCGGATGCATTTGAGGCCGGAGCGGCGGACTTCATACTCAAGCCTGTTTCAAAGCCCGTGCTCAAGGCGCGTGTGGATGCGATAATAAAGCTTAAGCTGGAAACCGATAAACGCAAACAGCAGGAGGAGGAGCTTAAGACCCTCAACCGCCGTCTGGAGGACTTAAATCAGGTCAAAAACCGCTTTCTCGGAACAGCAGCACACGATCTCAGAGGCCCGCTGGCCTCCATACGCGGATTTGCGGAAATGCTCACTGACGAGCTGGACGGAAAGCTTAACGGGGATCAGGCGGAAATGCTCAGCATGATACATGAAACCAGCCACGGAATGCTCTCTCTGGTGAATGACCTTCTGGACTACGCGGTCATAGAAAGCGGCAGGCTCTCCCTTCTGAAACAGGAAAGCGAACTCAGAAAAATCATAGACAGACGCATTAACATAAACGAACCTCTGGCAGCCAGAAAAAACATCACAATCAAAAGAGAGCTTGAGGATGTGGGCATTGTATCTGTCGATAAAAACAGGATTGATCAGGTTCTGGACAACCTTTTGGGCAACGCTGTAAAATTTTCACCGCAAAATACGGAAGTTACGGTTAAACTATATAAAGAGGGAAATTCCGCCGCATTAACAGTGGCGGATCAGGGTGTCGGCATTAGCGAGGAGGACATTCCCAAGCTCTTCGGCGAATACTGCACAGTAAGCAGCAAGCCGACCGACGGGGAAAAATCCACGGGACTGGGGCTTTTCATCATCAAAAGCATTGTGTACGCACATCACGGAAGCTTCAGCGTAAAAAGCAAAAAAGGCGAAGGAACGGAAATAACCGTAAAACTGCCTGCGGAGACAAGCATATGAGTGTAGCACCGAGAGTAATTATTGCGGACGATGAAGCCCATATTCGTCTTATAATGAAAAAAGTAATCCAGAGCATCAACTGCGAACTCGTTGGAGAGGCGCAGAACGGACTTGAGGCTGTGGAATTGTGCAGACAGTTTAAGGTGGACATAGTCCTCCTTGACATCAACATGCCCAAGCAGACCGGAACCGAGTCCATTAAAGAGATAAGAGAACTCCAGCCGGGCGCGCTGATCATAATGCTCACCTCTGTTGCTGATGTGGAAACTGTTGATGAGTGCATAAAGCACGGAGCATACAACTATATAAGAAAAGATACTCCCATAAAGGAAATAAGGCAGATAATCGTTGAGTCATGGAACTCTTTCCTGACAGCAAGGAGAAGCAAAAATGAGGATAAGGTACAACCTGAGGGAAATCCTTCTGGAGATCAAGGCTGACGAAGAATTTGAGAAAATGACCCAGCGCAAGCTCACGCAGGACGGAATCCAGAGGCTTATCACCAGCAAAGACAAAATAAAGCTTAAAAAAGGTGAATAGCCATGAAAAAAATAAATGACGAGTTCATGGAGCTCCTCGTTCAGGAAAAGGTTCTGACCGAAGAGGATAAAACCAACCTGCTTAAGAAATTCAACCGCAGCGCAGCAGACATTCTCCATTATCTCATTGAGGGCGGAGCCGCCTCCAGAGACCTCATGGCGAAGCTCTGGGGCGATTCCATAAACAAGGCCTACGTGGATCTTGGCAGAACCATGATCAACTATGAGCTTTTCACCATGCTCCCCTCCGATATTGCCAAAAAATACAGGGTTGTACCTCTCTATAAATTCGGCGATACAGTTACAATAGCAGTCTCAGACCCGGAAAATATGGAGGCGATACGCGCCTGCGAAAAATTCTTTGAAGCAAGCGTCAGCACTGTTTTTGCCATGCCGGAAGACCTTGAGGACACCCTTGAGATAAGCTATCAGGACAGCACGAAGATAGATGAGTTCCTTGCCAAAATATCTGTTGACTCACTGGTAAAGGGAACAAGCAAGATCACCGCCGGACAGCTCCAGAGAATGGCGGGGGATCAGTCGATAATAGAGCTTGTGCGCGCCATAATGCTCATCGGCATAAAAGAAGGCGCTTCCGACATACACATAGAGCCTCAGGAGAACTTTGTCCGTGTGCGCTACAGGATAGACGGCGTTTTGCAGGATCTCCTCAAGTTTGACGTTATCATACTCACAGGACTTATATCGAGGCTTAAGGTTATGTCAAACCTTGACATAACCGAACGCAGGCTCCCGCTGGACGGCAGATGCGTGCTTAAGCTTAAAAACCGCGCCATAGATTTCCGTATCTCAACTGTTCCCAGTATCTACGGGGAAAAGGCGGTTCTGCGTATTCTCGGTCAGAAGGACTCAAAAACAGTCCCCTCACTTACAGATCTCAACTTCTCCAAAAGCATATATTCCAAACTCAACCTGCTTATGGAAAACCCCAACGGCGTATTTTTCGTCACAGGGCCCACAGGTTCCGGCAAAACAACCACACTTTACGCCCTGCTGAAATATCTCAATGAGCCGGGAGTAAACATCATGACCATCGAAGACCCTGTGGAATACCGCCTCCAGGGGCTTACACAGGTGCAGGTCAATAACGCGGTCGGGCTTGGTTTCGCAAACACTCTGCGCTCATTCCTCCGTCAGGACCCGGACATCATACTCATCGGGGAGATCAGAGACACGGAAACAGCCAAAATAGCCGCTCAGGCAGCCCTCACAGGTCACCTTGTTCTCGCCACAATGCACACCAACAGCGCTATGGAGGCTGTTACCAGACTTCTGGAAATAGGTGTTGAGCCTTTCCTCGTGGCTCCGTCTATGATAGGCGTTATGTCCCAGAGGCTGATAAGGCGCATCTGCGATCACTGCAAGGAGCCCTATGACCTCAAACCGGAAGAGATAATGCGCTATTTTTATGAGTGGGACGGCAAAACAAAGGTGCAGTTCTACAAGGGAAAAGGCTGCCCGAAATGCTACGGCAGCGGGTATAAGGGCAGGATAGCGATTCATGAGCTCCTCATGATAGACCATGAAGTGAGAAAAATGATCGCCGAAGGCGCAAACATTCTTCAGGTTCAGGAATATACAATGGCCAAAGGGGGCTACAAAACCCTCCGTTACGACGGGCTTAAAAAAATACTCAGAGGCCTCACCACAATAGAGGAGCTTAACCGCGTGACAGTGAGCGAAGACATAGCGGAGGCCAATTTATGACCCTTGCCGTCATTGATGACGCGCGGACAGATCTGAAACCTTTGAAGGACGCTCTGTCCAGAATCGAGGAAATTTCATGGGTTGAGAACATGACCCTCCTCGAATCGTTCGACAAGCTGGCAATACTGAGCCCTGCTAAGCCGCTTATTCAGCCGGATATAATTCTTATTAACTTCGAGAACAATACGGAAGCATATGAGGTGACACTTGCCGTCAAGTCTGATGGCAAGTATACGGACACTGTGGTTATCTCCTTCGGCAATGCAAACAGCGAAGATATAGTCAGATCTATGCTTGAGACCGGATGCATGGACTATATAAAGGACTTCTCCGACAGAACGGAGATTTTCGCCCGTATGAGAACCGCAGTTGCCCTCAGAAAAGAGATAATCAGCAGGATAAGCCGCGAGAAGGAGATAGAGGAAAACAACAGGAAGCTGGAGGATATTTCCAATATTGACGGCCTCACCGGAGTTTTATCCAGAAGATATTTCATCTACAAGGTCGAGGAAGAGGTCAGCAGAGCAATACGCACTCAGGCGGCCATAGCCCTTCTCCGGATAGACATAACCGACTTCCGCGACTATAACGCAAAATACGGCTTTCTCGAAGGTGACAAGGTTCTGCGCAGAATATCCTCCGCACTGAAAAAATCCGCAAAGCGGCCGGGAGATCTTCTGGCGAGAGTGGGGGGAAACAGCTTCGCGCTTTTTCTGCCCTCCACCGACCTCAAAGGAGCCGAATTTATAGCCAAAACGGTGATAAAACACATAAATAATCTCGTCATCGAGCACGAAACCCCGGAAGGCAAGTTCCTCACAATCCATGTCGGCGGAATGAGCGTTACCCCGCGGATAACGGACGATGCGGCAGGTCTGCTGAATATGATTGCGGATATTACAATGGAGTGCAGCGTGGGGATAGACGCAGGACAGAACTTCTTCTGTATAAAAAACTGATCCGTTAATACATATTAAGGTTAAATTACCTTGCTCTGTGAAACCAGAGGCATAGATTATCCGTTATAAATTAAGACACACCTCTGAAAATGGTTTGCTTTGGTTTTCAGGCCGGGGGAAAAATGCGTTTAAAACTGCTTGCATTATTATTGATTTTATCTCTTTTCTCATCATTTTCTGCTGAGAGCCGCGCCGATACATCCCCCTTTGTGCTCAATAAGGCCGAGCTGGCAATGAAAGCGGCTAAAGACGGCTATGTGAGGATCATTGTCGGGTTCAAATCGGAAAACTATCCGGCTCTGATCAGCGCTTCCCGCAGTGCAGTGCAAAACCGTAAAAGCACAGCCGCAAGACGCGCCGCTGAGCGGGCGGATGACGCTGTCAAAGCGGAAACCGAACGCAGCAGGAGGGATGCTCTCTCGGCTGTAAACTCAAAAAACTATATCATCAAAAGGGCTTATGACTTCACTCCGGAGGCGGCAATGGAAGTTACCTCTGCCGGGCTTACAGAGCTTTTAAGCAATCCTCTGGTGGAATATATAATAGAAGATGTCCCGCAGAAACTCCCGGACACCCTCTCCTCCCCCTCAGCCGGGGCTGACTCCATAGGGAAAATAGGCGCTGATGATGCATGGACTGCGGGCTACACAGGCGCAGGCTGGTATGTGGCTATACTGGATACAGGAATAAGAAGCACCCATCAGATGTTTGCGGGTAAAAATATTGTGGAGGCGTGCTTCTCCTATAACGACTGTCCGGACGGCAGTGACGAGATGCACGGCACAGGAGCGGCGGCGCATTATGCATCAAGCTATGACAGCTACGACCACGGAAGCCACGTGGCGGGAATCGCCGCCGGAAACAGCCCAAGCCAGAAAGGTGTGGCAAAAGATGCGGACATAATAGCAATTCAGGTTTTCTCCAGATTTGAGAATGATCCTCTCTGCACAAACAATCAGCTTCCCTACAGGGACTGCGTTCTTTCATACCCTTCGGATCAAAGAGCAGCACTCCAGTATGTCTACGGTCAGAGAAACAATTACAACATAGCGTCTGTAAACCTCAGTCTGGGCGGAAGCTCTTTCAGCGCTTACTGCAATAATAACGATCCCACTTTTACAAACCATGTCAGCAACCTCACGGCAGCAGGCATAGCAGTTGCGGTCGCCACAGGAAACAGCGGTTTATGCGGCTATGTTTCATCTCCATCCTGCATCACCGATGCGATAGCTGTCGGAGCCACGGACATCAACGATGAAGAGGCAAGTTTCAGCAACTACCTGACCGGAGTTCTGGACATATTTGCCCCCGGAGTAAACATAAACTCCGCAGTGGGCAGCGGAGACACGGATTACGGAGCATGGAACGGAACATCAATGGCTACACCCCATGTTGCAGGAGCGTTCGCTGTTTTCAGACAAAAGAACGATGCGCTGTCTGTGGCACAGCTTGAAACTGCAATGAAAAACACCCGCTCCGCAGTTTCTTACGGCTGCACCACCCACGGAACCGAAGGGCGGATTAATGTTGACTCGGTCATAAATTCAATCGCAGACGGAAACGATGTCACAGCGCCTTATAATGTCACGGCCTCCATCAACAGCGGAAACGCCTTCACCAATACCAGAAGTGTCACGGTGAATGTCAAAGGAGCGGACGGAACAGGGATAAACGGCTATTATGTTTCCGAAAACAGCGCAACACCGAATGTTTCCGCTTTCAGTTCCACCTACACCACAAAAAGTCTTTCCGTTAATGTAAGCTTCACATTGAGCAGCGGAGACGGAACCAAAACAGTTTACGCATGGCTCAAGGATGAGGCAGAGAACATAAGCACAATAACCTCTGATACCATTGTCCTTGACACGACAGAGCCTTATGTTGTCAGTGTAACCCCTGCAAACAACTCTGTGAATGCGGCTGTCAGCACAAATATAAGTGTTGAGTTCAGTGAAAGCATACTTACCTCCACACTGAACACAACAAATCTGTCTCTTATTAACCAGTCCGCTATGACTGCCGTTACAAACGGCGATTTTATAATCTCCGGCAATAATGTGACTTTTGATCCTGCTGCAAACCTCAGTGCGGGAACAGCATATATCCTCACTATCTCCACAGGAATAAAAGATCAGGCGGGCAACTCCCTGAGCTCAGCGTTTCAGTCATATTTCGTAACTGCCGGTTCTTCCTCCGGCGGAGATGATGACGATGATGACAACGGAACAACCGGCGGTGATGATGAAGATCCGGGGGATAACGGCGGAAACAGCGATAATGACGGAGACTCATCAGGCGGTTCCGGCAGCGGAGGATGTTCCGCAGGAACAGAAGCGGATTACGCTCTGGTTGTGCTGATGTTGATTTCCGGAATAATATTAATAAGAAGAAAGATATAGAAAATAAAATCCCCGCAAGCACGGGGATTGATGACAGACTCAGAATTTGATATTGCGGGCAGATGAGATTGCTTCACTAAAGTTCGCAATGACAGGAAGCTGCGTCACTGCGAGGAGCAAGGCGACGCGGCAGTCTCAGTTCTTGCTTTTTGCACACAACAACTTCCCCCTTTAACAAAGGGGGACCAGAGGGGGATTTACAGATATGCGCAAGCCTGTCACGGCGTTTGTCATCAGCCTGAATCCCCGCTAAAGCAGGTAACATTCCTTACTAAGCTTTTCTTCTGCCTCTTTTTATAAACACTGCAAGTGCCGCAGACATAAGCAGCAATGATATATTGCCGTTTTCAGAAGCTGAGCACCCGCCGCCGCCTGAACCTCCGGAAGAGGAAGTATTGCCGTAGTCGAGTTCCCCTGTGTAGCCTTCCACCCATGCGAGATTATCCGCAATACGCGCATAAACACCGTATCTCCCTGTTATTGCGCAGGTTTCAGGCCCCCAGCTCACCAGACCGGCAACCACCCAGCCGCCGTTTTTTTCAACAAGCAAAGGCCCGCCGCTGTCACCGCTGCATGAATCCTTGCCGCCGGAGACATACCCGGCGCATATTTCATAGTCGTAAATATCATAGGGAGACATAGCAGCAGCACATACTGAATTGTCAATTATGGGAACTCTGACCTCCTGAAGCTTATCAGGATAAACACTAACAATTCCGCTTGTGCTCCCCCAGCCTATCACGGTTGACATATCACCGGGCAGGGCAAAATAATGCGCATCGGCAGTTCTCAGCACTGAGGCGTATTCAGCGCTCACTGCGGAGGAAAGCTCAAGCAGGGCAATATCCCTGTAACCGCTTCCGAGAACAGAGTTTGTTATATATGACGGGTGGACATATATGTTTAAGACTCCTCTCTGTATTCCGC
This window encodes:
- a CDS encoding EamA family transporter, which produces MIYWFGILLAVFSNVFYHISQKTISVNANPVVSLVFTYITAAVASLFLIPFFPLKGTLAEEVSRLNLPSAVLGISIVGLELGFLLVYRAGWNINIAGIVVSVMVGLCLIPVGYLFFSDTLTAKSALGIALCIAGLVLINFK
- a CDS encoding hybrid sensor histidine kinase/response regulator; translated protein: MNGSSRILIVDDSETSLNILERILNSCGYENIQKASGAWDGIELLDEAENSKEKLPDLILMDIVMPQMNGIEAVQRLKTHPIYEHIPIIMISVKNDAQTLSDAFEAGAADFILKPVSKPVLKARVDAIIKLKLETDKRKQQEEELKTLNRRLEDLNQVKNRFLGTAAHDLRGPLASIRGFAEMLTDELDGKLNGDQAEMLSMIHETSHGMLSLVNDLLDYAVIESGRLSLLKQESELRKIIDRRININEPLAARKNITIKRELEDVGIVSVDKNRIDQVLDNLLGNAVKFSPQNTEVTVKLYKEGNSAALTVADQGVGISEEDIPKLFGEYCTVSSKPTDGEKSTGLGLFIIKSIVYAHHGSFSVKSKKGEGTEITVKLPAETSI
- a CDS encoding response regulator transcription factor, coding for MSVAPRVIIADDEAHIRLIMKKVIQSINCELVGEAQNGLEAVELCRQFKVDIVLLDINMPKQTGTESIKEIRELQPGALIIMLTSVADVETVDECIKHGAYNYIRKDTPIKEIRQIIVESWNSFLTARRSKNEDKVQPEGNPSGDQG
- a CDS encoding GspE/PulE family protein; this translates as MKKINDEFMELLVQEKVLTEEDKTNLLKKFNRSAADILHYLIEGGAASRDLMAKLWGDSINKAYVDLGRTMINYELFTMLPSDIAKKYRVVPLYKFGDTVTIAVSDPENMEAIRACEKFFEASVSTVFAMPEDLEDTLEISYQDSTKIDEFLAKISVDSLVKGTSKITAGQLQRMAGDQSIIELVRAIMLIGIKEGASDIHIEPQENFVRVRYRIDGVLQDLLKFDVIILTGLISRLKVMSNLDITERRLPLDGRCVLKLKNRAIDFRISTVPSIYGEKAVLRILGQKDSKTVPSLTDLNFSKSIYSKLNLLMENPNGVFFVTGPTGSGKTTTLYALLKYLNEPGVNIMTIEDPVEYRLQGLTQVQVNNAVGLGFANTLRSFLRQDPDIILIGEIRDTETAKIAAQAALTGHLVLATMHTNSAMEAVTRLLEIGVEPFLVAPSMIGVMSQRLIRRICDHCKEPYDLKPEEIMRYFYEWDGKTKVQFYKGKGCPKCYGSGYKGRIAIHELLMIDHEVRKMIAEGANILQVQEYTMAKGGYKTLRYDGLKKILRGLTTIEELNRVTVSEDIAEANL
- a CDS encoding diguanylate cyclase domain-containing protein — translated: MTLAVIDDARTDLKPLKDALSRIEEISWVENMTLLESFDKLAILSPAKPLIQPDIILINFENNTEAYEVTLAVKSDGKYTDTVVISFGNANSEDIVRSMLETGCMDYIKDFSDRTEIFARMRTAVALRKEIISRISREKEIEENNRKLEDISNIDGLTGVLSRRYFIYKVEEEVSRAIRTQAAIALLRIDITDFRDYNAKYGFLEGDKVLRRISSALKKSAKRPGDLLARVGGNSFALFLPSTDLKGAEFIAKTVIKHINNLVIEHETPEGKFLTIHVGGMSVTPRITDDAAGLLNMIADITMECSVGIDAGQNFFCIKN
- a CDS encoding S8 family serine peptidase, whose translation is MRLKLLALLLILSLFSSFSAESRADTSPFVLNKAELAMKAAKDGYVRIIVGFKSENYPALISASRSAVQNRKSTAARRAAERADDAVKAETERSRRDALSAVNSKNYIIKRAYDFTPEAAMEVTSAGLTELLSNPLVEYIIEDVPQKLPDTLSSPSAGADSIGKIGADDAWTAGYTGAGWYVAILDTGIRSTHQMFAGKNIVEACFSYNDCPDGSDEMHGTGAAAHYASSYDSYDHGSHVAGIAAGNSPSQKGVAKDADIIAIQVFSRFENDPLCTNNQLPYRDCVLSYPSDQRAALQYVYGQRNNYNIASVNLSLGGSSFSAYCNNNDPTFTNHVSNLTAAGIAVAVATGNSGLCGYVSSPSCITDAIAVGATDINDEEASFSNYLTGVLDIFAPGVNINSAVGSGDTDYGAWNGTSMATPHVAGAFAVFRQKNDALSVAQLETAMKNTRSAVSYGCTTHGTEGRINVDSVINSIADGNDVTAPYNVTASINSGNAFTNTRSVTVNVKGADGTGINGYYVSENSATPNVSAFSSTYTTKSLSVNVSFTLSSGDGTKTVYAWLKDEAENISTITSDTIVLDTTEPYVVSVTPANNSVNAAVSTNISVEFSESILTSTLNTTNLSLINQSAMTAVTNGDFIISGNNVTFDPAANLSAGTAYILTISTGIKDQAGNSLSSAFQSYFVTAGSSSGGDDDDDDNGTTGGDDEDPGDNGGNSDNDGDSSGGSGSGGCSAGTEADYALVVLMLISGIILIRRKI
- a CDS encoding S1 family peptidase encodes the protein MKKILIVFFAAVVIPLSAHALDAPFIVGGNTASQGEYPFMVAVAYAGAAPLTNRQFCGGVLVAPEWVLTAAHCVTSESGGTVVIDNPASLALYIGEYDLASPSGIQRGVLNIYVHPSYITNSVLGSGYRDIALLELSSAVSAEYASVLRTADAHYFALPGDMSTVIGWGSTSGIVSVYPDKLQEVRVPIIDNSVCAAAMSPYDIYDYEICAGYVSGGKDSCSGDSGGPLLVEKNGGWVVAGLVSWGPETCAITGRYGVYARIADNLAWVEGYTGELDYGNTSSSGGSGGGGCSASENGNISLLLMSAALAVFIKRGRRKA